CTTGGCGCCGACGTCACCGACAATCCGCTGCTGCCGCGCCGCGGCACGGTCGACGTCAGGCCGGTCGATGCGGACCCGGCACTCCTCGACCGCTTGGCGGTCCCCGTCTGATGCTGCAACCGAGCGGCGACAAGAGACCGCGACTCACCGCAGCTTGTGGCGGGCCACCTTGCCCAGCGAGGAGCGGGGCAGCCGGGCGACGAGGACCAACTCCCGGGGCGCGGCGTAGGCGGGCAGCTGATCGGCCACAAAGGTGCGCAACGATCCGAGATCTGGTGGTTCGGCGGGGTCGCTGGGGACGACCCACGCGACCACCCGGTCGCCCCATTCCGGGTCGGGCCGGCCGCCCACCGCCACCTCGCTGACCAAAGGGTGGGTCGCGATCGCCGCCTCGACGGCGTGGGGCCACACGTTGTCGCCGCCGGTAATCACGAGCTCCGAGATGCGGCCCAGGACCGAGATCCGTCCGTCCGGCTCGACCGTTCCCGCATCGCCGGTGGGAAGCCACCCGTCCGAGGTCTTGGGGTCGTGGCCGTCGCGATAGCAGCGCAGCAGCATCGGCCCGCGGAGCATGATCTCTCCCTCGACGACCCGCGCCTCGACGCCGTCGAGCGTTCGCCCGTCATACACGACCCCGCTACCCGTCTCGGTCATGCCGTAGGTCGTGATCACGTTCGCCGGAAGGCTGGGGGGCGGCCTGCTACCACCGAGCACCACGGCGCGAAAGAGGCCAGCATCAACCCGGGCGAGAGTGGCGGGTACGAGGGCCACGAGGGTCGCGCCATCAACGCGAGCAGCTCTTGCCACCTCGCCGGCGTCGAAGCGAGGGACCACGCTCAACCTGGTCTCCGTGAGAAGGGCACGGGTGATCACTGCCAACCCGCCGACGTGAGCCACCGGGAGGCAGGCCAGCCACCGATCGGACCGGGCATCGACACCGAGGCGGGTGCTGGTGGCCGTGGCCGAGCTGGCCACCGCGTCGCGGGTGAGCACAACTCCCTTCGGCTCGCCCGTCGTGCCGCTCGTGGCGACGACAAGGCAGTCGCCGGCCTCGACCGGCAGGCTGCGTCGACGATTCCATCGCTCACCGTGGCCGTCGACCACCATCTCCGGTCGGAGAACGTCCAGGAGCCGATCGGTAGCACGGGGCGGGAGACGGGTGTCGACCGGGAGCACGGCGTCCCCGGCGTCCCAAGCTCTGCGCAGCTCGGTCACGAACCCCGGACCGCCGGGCATCGCCAAGGCGACAAGGGAGGGCACGGCGGACTACGGTAGCCCACTGTACGAGTAACTACTCTAGGAGTAGCAGCTTGGGAAGTATTCGTTCGGGAAGCGCAAGCTCGGGAAGCACTAGCTCGGGAGAAGCCGGGCTCACGGCGTCGACGACCCAGCCCAACTGGGTCTCATCGGGCGACTACGGAGACATCGCCTACGAGACCGCCGAGGGGATCGCCAAGATCA
This window of the Acidimicrobiales bacterium genome carries:
- a CDS encoding AMP-binding protein; the encoded protein is MPSLVALAMPGGPGFVTELRRAWDAGDAVLPVDTRLPPRATDRLLDVLRPEMVVDGHGERWNRRRSLPVEAGDCLVVATSGTTGEPKGVVLTRDAVASSATATSTRLGVDARSDRWLACLPVAHVGGLAVITRALLTETRLSVVPRFDAGEVARAARVDGATLVALVPATLARVDAGLFRAVVLGGSRPPPSLPANVITTYGMTETGSGVVYDGRTLDGVEARVVEGEIMLRGPMLLRCYRDGHDPKTSDGWLPTGDAGTVEPDGRISVLGRISELVITGGDNVWPHAVEAAIATHPLVSEVAVGGRPDPEWGDRVVAWVVPSDPAEPPDLGSLRTFVADQLPAYAAPRELVLVARLPRSSLGKVARHKLR